The following proteins are encoded in a genomic region of Ovis canadensis isolate MfBH-ARS-UI-01 breed Bighorn chromosome 12, ARS-UI_OviCan_v2, whole genome shotgun sequence:
- the BPNT1 gene encoding 3'(2'),5'-bisphosphate nucleotidase 1 isoform X1 translates to MASSPTVLMRLVASAYSIAQKAGTIVRRVIAEGDLGIIEKTCATDLQTKADRLVQVSICSSLARKFPKLTIIGEEDLPPEDVDQELIEDGQWEEILKQPCPSQYSAIKEEDLVVWVDPLDGTKEYTEGLLDNVTVLIGIAYEGKAIAGVINQPYYNYQNDENQKLRESRNDAKAGPDAVLGRTIWGVLGLGAFGFQLKEVPAGKHIITTTRSHNSQLVTDCITAMNPDDVLRVGGAGNKIIQLIEGKASAYVFASPGCKKWDTCAPEVILHAVGGKLTDIHGNALQYNKEVKHMNSAGVLATLRNYDYYASQVPQSVKNALVP, encoded by the exons atggcatccagtcccactgTGTTGATGCGGTTGGTGGCTTCGGCATATTCTATTGCTCAAAAGGCAGGAACGATAGTCAGGCGTGTTATCGctgaaggagacctgggtatcATTGAGAAG ACCTGTGCAACAGACCTGCAGACCAAGGCTGACCGATTAGTTCAAGTGAGCATATGTTCTTCACTGGCACGGAAGTTCCCCAAACTAACAATTATAGGGGAAGAG GATCTGCCCCCTGAAGACGTGGATCAAGAGCTGATTGAAGATGGTCAGTGGGAGGAGATACTGAAGCAGCCGTGCCCATCACAGTACAGTGCTATCAAGGAGGAAGAT CTTGTGGTCTGGGTTGATCCTCTGGATGGTACCAAGGAATATACCGAAG gtCTTCTTGACAATGTAACAGTTCTTATTGGAATTGCTTATGAAGGAAAAGCCATAGCAGGAGTTATTAACCAGCCATATTACAACTACCAG AACGATGAAAATCAGAAGTTAAGGGAATCCAGGAATGACGCAAAG GCAGGACCAGATGCTGTGCTGGGGAGAACTATCTGGGGAGTTTTGGGTTTAGGTGCCTTCGGGTTTCAGCTGAAAGAAGTGCCCGCCGGCAAACACATCATCACAACTACCCGGTCTCATAACAGCCAGTTGGTTACAGACTGCATCACAGCTATGAACCCTGATGATGTGCTGAGAGTGGGGGGAGCAGGAAATAAG ATAATTCAGCTGATTGAAGGCAAAGCCTCTGCTTATGTATTTGCAAGTCCTGGATGCAAGAAGTGGGACACCTGTGCTCCAGAAGTCATTTTACATGCTGTCGGAG GCAAGTTAACCGATATCCATGGAAATGCCCTTCAGTATAACAAGGAGGTGAAGCACATGAACTCGGCCGGAGTCCTGGCCACACTGAGGAATTATGACTATTATGCAAGTCAAGTTCCCCAGTCTGTTAAAAAT
- the BPNT1 gene encoding 3'(2'),5'-bisphosphate nucleotidase 1 isoform X2 produces MASSPTVLMRLVASAYSIAQKAGTIVRRVIAEGDLGIIEKTCATDLQTKADRLVQVSICSSLARKFPKLTIIGEEDLPPEDVDQELIEDGQWEEILKQPCPSQYSAIKEEDLVVWVDPLDGTKEYTEGLLDNVTVLIGIAYEGKAIAGVINQPYYNYQAGPDAVLGRTIWGVLGLGAFGFQLKEVPAGKHIITTTRSHNSQLVTDCITAMNPDDVLRVGGAGNKIIQLIEGKASAYVFASPGCKKWDTCAPEVILHAVGGKLTDIHGNALQYNKEVKHMNSAGVLATLRNYDYYASQVPQSVKNALVP; encoded by the exons atggcatccagtcccactgTGTTGATGCGGTTGGTGGCTTCGGCATATTCTATTGCTCAAAAGGCAGGAACGATAGTCAGGCGTGTTATCGctgaaggagacctgggtatcATTGAGAAG ACCTGTGCAACAGACCTGCAGACCAAGGCTGACCGATTAGTTCAAGTGAGCATATGTTCTTCACTGGCACGGAAGTTCCCCAAACTAACAATTATAGGGGAAGAG GATCTGCCCCCTGAAGACGTGGATCAAGAGCTGATTGAAGATGGTCAGTGGGAGGAGATACTGAAGCAGCCGTGCCCATCACAGTACAGTGCTATCAAGGAGGAAGAT CTTGTGGTCTGGGTTGATCCTCTGGATGGTACCAAGGAATATACCGAAG gtCTTCTTGACAATGTAACAGTTCTTATTGGAATTGCTTATGAAGGAAAAGCCATAGCAGGAGTTATTAACCAGCCATATTACAACTACCAG GCAGGACCAGATGCTGTGCTGGGGAGAACTATCTGGGGAGTTTTGGGTTTAGGTGCCTTCGGGTTTCAGCTGAAAGAAGTGCCCGCCGGCAAACACATCATCACAACTACCCGGTCTCATAACAGCCAGTTGGTTACAGACTGCATCACAGCTATGAACCCTGATGATGTGCTGAGAGTGGGGGGAGCAGGAAATAAG ATAATTCAGCTGATTGAAGGCAAAGCCTCTGCTTATGTATTTGCAAGTCCTGGATGCAAGAAGTGGGACACCTGTGCTCCAGAAGTCATTTTACATGCTGTCGGAG GCAAGTTAACCGATATCCATGGAAATGCCCTTCAGTATAACAAGGAGGTGAAGCACATGAACTCGGCCGGAGTCCTGGCCACACTGAGGAATTATGACTATTATGCAAGTCAAGTTCCCCAGTCTGTTAAAAAT